The following coding sequences are from one Nicotiana tomentosiformis chromosome 3, ASM39032v3, whole genome shotgun sequence window:
- the LOC138907539 gene encoding uncharacterized protein codes for MDPLKYIFQKPMPTGKLTKWKILLSEFDIVYVTQKAVKKKALMDHLAENSVDGEYEPLKTYFPDDEVSSVGEDITEAYDGWRMFFDGAANFKGVGIRAVLISKIDQHYPVFAKLRFPCTNNMAKYEACILVLRLAIDMNVQELLVIGDFDLLVHQVLGEWATKNTKILSYLHCVQKLIKRFTKIEFKHVSRVQNEFADALATLSSMIQHPDKNFIDLVPIGIHKQPAYCAHVEEESDGNLWFHDIKEYLAKREYPEHSTHTPKRTLQRLANHLFQSGGISYGRTPDLGLLRCVDAKEASRFLEEIHGETCGPHMNGFTLAKKILRVGYFWMTMETDCIKYVQKRHQCQIHSDMIRVPPNELTTTSSPWPFLA; via the coding sequence ATGGATCCACTGaaatatatctttcagaagcccatgcctacgggtaagttaaCAAAGTGGAAAATATTGCTGAGCGAGTTTGACatcgtctatgtaactcagaaagcGGTCAAAAAGAAAGCATTGAtggatcatctggcagaaaattccgtagacggagaatacgaaccattgaaaacatATTTCCCCGATGACGAGGTGTCATCCGTGGGAGAAGATATCACTgaagcatatgatggttggagaatgttcttcgacggagcagcaaatttcaaaggagtaggtatcaGAGCTGTTTTGATATCAAAAATCGACCAACACTATCCGGTATttgcaaaactcaggtttccatgcaccaacaatatggcaaaatatgaggcttgcatcttggtactcaggttggccattgacatgaatgttcaggagttGTTGGTAATTGGAGATTTTGATCTGTTGGTGCATCAGGTTTTAGGAGAATGGGCaacaaagaataccaaaatattgtcATATTTGCACTGTGTACAAAAGCTGATCaaaaggttcacaaagatagaattcaaacatgtttcgAGAGTtcaaaatgagttcgcagatgcattggccactctatcttccatgatacaacacccagacaagaatttcatcgatcttgtcccaataggaattcataaacagccagcttattgtgctcatgttgaagaagagagcGATGGAAATctatggttccacgacatcaaggaatatCTGGCAAAAAGAGAATATCCAGAGCACTCTACCCATACTCCAAAGCGCACGCTTCAAAGATTAGCCAACCATTTatttcaaagcggaggaatttCGTATGGAAGAACTCCTGActtaggattattacggtgtgtcgatgccaaggaagctTCTAGATTTCTCGAGGAAATACATGGCgaaacttgcggaccacacatgaatggtttcaccTTAGCCAAAAAGATACTAAGAGTGgggtatttttggatgactatggaaacagactgcatcaagtatgttcagaagcgccaccaatgccagatacattcTGACATGATACGGgtaccacccaatgaactcactACAACAAGTTCACCTTGGCCTTTCTTAGCTtag
- the LOC138907540 gene encoding uncharacterized protein, which translates to MAEELKKLTGRVQSVEGGKGIEGLNYEDLCIQLDVELPEGNKPPKFGMFDGTGDSKVHLRTYCDKLVGVGKDERIRMKLFMRSLTGDALSWYISPNPKKWVNWVSMVSDFMDRIKFITENVPDVFYIQNHKKKPTETFREYATRWRSEAAKVRPSLKEEQMNKFFVRAQDPQYYERLTVIKSHKFSDIIKLGERIKEGIKSGMVTNFEALQATNKALQFGGISKKKEVGTAKEVAPNVRNNPLPDHTGEGVNVIETDEEWDPEGSIRLIREGDDPKTSSVTLTLVVVQTQAPFEVEITTPLTVMVASTPSYKYDAIP; encoded by the exons ATggcagaagaactcaagaagctcactggTAGAGTTCAGAGTGTCGAAGGTGGTAAAGGCATTGAAGGTTTAAACTATGAGGACTTGTGCATTCAGCTAGATGTGGAACTGCCGGAGGGTAATAAACCTCCCAAGTTCGGAATGTTCGATGGAACTGGTGATTCGAAAGTGCATCTGAGGAcatattgtgacaaacttgtaggagtGGGCAAAGATGAACGAATCCGTATGAAACTGTTTATGCGAAGCCTCACCGGAGATGcgttgtcttggtatatcagtccgaacccaaagaagtgggttaattgggtaagcatggtgTCAGATTTCATGGACAGAATCAAGTTCATCACAGAAAATGTaccagacgttttctacattcaaaaccacaagaagaaaccaacagaaactTTTCGCgaatatgctactcggtggagatctGAAGCCGCGAAAGTAAGGCCATCACttaaagaagaacaaatgaataagttctttgtCAGAGCTCAAGACCCGCAGTACTATGAAAGGCTTACGGTTATTAAAAGTCAcaaattctccgacatcatcaagctCGGAGAAAGAATAAAAGAAGGGATTAAGAGTgggatggtgacaaattttgaggCACTGCAGGCCACGAACAAAGCATTGCAATTCGGAGGTAtttcgaagaagaaagaagtgggaaCC gcaaaggaagttgcaccaaatgttcgtaacaatcctctcccggatcacacaggtgagggagtgaatgtgatagagaccgatgaggAATGGGATCCGGAGGGGTCAATCAGACTCATTCGAGAGGGGGATGATCCTAAAACATCTTCGGTCACCCTCACACtcgttgtggtacaaacccaagcaCCATTTGAAGTCGAGATAACTACACCCCTCACTGTGATGGTAGCCTCCACACCATCTTACAAATATGATGCTATCCCATGA